One window of the Magnolia sinica isolate HGM2019 chromosome 19, MsV1, whole genome shotgun sequence genome contains the following:
- the LOC131234776 gene encoding pleiotropic drug resistance protein 2 isoform X2: MAAAAMAADDLARSSSSRRSWASSSFRGASASFREVWANPADVFRRSTSEVGVDDEEDLRWAALEKLPTYDRLRRGILRQVGEDGKMFEEEVDVTNLGLQEKKLLMDSILKIVEEDNDRFLHRLRDRVDRVGIEIPKIEVRFEHLSVEADSYVGSRALPTLLNATMNTIEGILGLVRLSPSKKRINKILRDVTGMLKPSRMTLLLGPPGSGKTTLLLALAGKLDKQLQVTGKITYCGHELSEFVPQRTCAYISQHDLHNGEMTVRETLDFSGRCLGVGTRYEMLSELSRREKEAGIKPDPEIDAFMKATAMEGQKTSLVTDYVLKLLGLDICADVKVGNDMRRGISGGQKKRVTTGEMLVGPAKALFMDEISTGLDSSTTFQIVKFMRQMVHVMDGTMVISLLQPAPETFDLFDDIILLSEGQIIYQGPRENIVEFFEVMGFKCPDRKGVADFLQEVTSKKDQEQYWFDKSQPYRYVSVPEFVEGFNSFHVGQELMEELRIPYDKARAHPAALATEKYGISNWELFKACFAREWLLMKRNSFVYIFKTTQITIMSTITMTVFLRTEMSHNTIADGGKFFGALFFSLVNVMFNGMAELPMTVYRLPVFYKQRDFLFYPPWAFGLPIWVLRIPLSLMESGIWVTLTYYVIGFAPPAMRFFRQFLVFFCTHQMALSLFRFIAAAGRTVVVANTFGTFALLVIFVFGGFVVSKDDIQPWWMWGYWSSPMMYGQNAVAINEFLDDRWNIPNNDPRIDAPTVGKALLKSRALFTDEYWFWISIVALIGFSLLFNLCFIAALTYLNPFGNSQALMLDEDVKKKHKENPYSDRSQRSTATGTSSTSTYPVFEGIDMEVRNGTTSSKSSIRVANHAEKRGMVLPFQPLSLSFNHVNYYVDMPTEMKSEGIEETRLQLLRNVSGAFRPGVLTALVGVSGAGKTTLMDVLAGRKTGGYIEGTISISGYPKNQATFARVSGYCEQNDIHSPNVTVYESLVYSAWMRLAPDVKPETRRMFVEEVMELVELNTLRDALVGLPGVNGLSTEQRKRLTIAVELVANPSIIFMDEPTSGLDARAAAIVMRTVRNTVDTGRTVVCTIHQPSIDIFEAFDELLLMKRGGQVIYGGPLGRHSQKLIEYFEAVPGVPKIRDDYNPATWMLEVSSTSVESHLDLDFADVYANSSLYKRNQELIKELSKPEPGSTDLYFPTKYSQSFATQCMACFWKQHWSYWRNPQYNAIRFFMTLVIGILFGTIFWDNGKKT, from the exons CCTCAAGATCGTTGAGGAGGACAACGATCGATTCCTGCATCGACTCAGGGACCGAGTCGACAG GGTTGGAATTGAAATACCTAAGATCGAAGTTCGATTTGAGCATTTATCAGTAGAGGCAGATTCTTACGTCGGGAGTAGGGCACTTCCTACTTTACTCAATGCTACAATGAACACTATAGAG ggaattcttggactggttcgGCTTTCTCCATCAAAGAAAAGGATTAACAAGATACTTCGTGACGTGACTggaatgttgaaaccttccag gATGACACTGCTTCTTGGACCTCCAGGCTCAGGGAAAACAACCCTGCTGCTTGCTCTTGCAGGGAAACTTGACAAACAGctacag GTAACTGGGAAAATCACTTACTGCGGTCATGAATTGTCAGAATTCGTTCCTCAGAGAACCTGTGCTTACATTAGCCAGCATGATCTTCACAATGGCGAGATGACAGTTAGGGAGACTCTGGATTTCTCTGGACGGTGTTTGGGGGTTGGAACCCGATATGAAATGCTGTCCGAATTGTCCAGACGAGAGAAGGAGGCTGGAATTAAACCAGATCCTGAGATTGACGCATTCATGAAGGCCACAGCGATGGAAGGCCAGAAAACTAGTCTGGTTACAGATTATGTTCTCAAG CTACTTGGTTTGGATATCTGTGCTGATGTAAAAGTTGGAAATGATATGAGAAGAGGAATCTCTGGTGGACAAAAGAAGCGTGTGACTACTG GAGAGATGTTAGTTGGACCAGCGAAAGCTCTCTTCATGGATGAGATATCAACTGGACTGGACAGTTCCACCACCTTCCAGATTGTCAAGTTCATGAGACAGATGGTTCATGTTATGGATGGAACCATGGTCATCTCTCTTCTGCAGCCTGCACCTGAGACATTCGATCTTTTTGATGATATTATCCTTTTGTCGGAGGGTCAGATCATCTACCAAGGTCCTCGAGAGAACATCGTAGAGTTCTTCGAGGTCATGGGTTTCAAGTGTCCAGATAGGAAAGGAGTTGCAGACTTTCTGCAAGAAGTGACTTCAAAAAAGGATCAGGAACAGTACTGGTTTGATAAGAGCCAGCCTTATCGTTATGTCTCTGTCCCTGAGTTTGTGGAAGGTTTCAACTCTTTCCATGTTGGCCAAGAGCTAATGGAAGAACTTAGAATTCCTTATGATAAAGCTAGAGCTCACCCTGCAGCATTAGCGACAGAAAAGTATGGCATCTCTAACTGGGAGCTCTTCAAGGCTTGTTTTGCAAGGGAGTGGCTGCTAATGAAGCGCAATTCTTTTGTGTACATATTCAAGACCACCCAGATAACAATCATGTCGACGATCACCATGACTGTCTTCTTGAGGACGGAAATGAGTCATAACACAATTGCTGATGGAGGGAAATTCTTCGGGGCTTTGTTTTTCAGTCTAGTTAATGTGATGTTTAATGGAATGGCAGAGCTTCCGATGACTGTTTACAGGCTTCCTGTGTTCTATAAGCAGAGGGATTTCTTGTTCTATCCTCCATGGGCTTTTGGGTTGCCAATTTGGGTGCTGAGAATCCCACTTTCACTAATGGAATCAGGAATATGGGTCACTCTTACCTATTACGTAATTGGTTTTGCTCCTCCTGCTATGAG GTTCTTCCGACAGTTCTTGGTGTTCTTTTGTACACATCAAATGGCTCTCTCGCTGTTCCGTTTCATTGCCGCAGCTGGAAGAACAGTGGTCGTAGCCAACACATTTGGAACTTTTGCTCTGTTGGTGATTTTTGTGTTTGGAGGATTTGTCGTCTCTAAAG ACGACATTCAACCATGGTGGATGTGGGGATACTGGAGTTCTCCTATGATGTATGGACAGAATGCTGTAGCCATCAATGAATTTCTTGATGACAGATGGAATATT CCCAACAATGACCCTAGAATCGATGCACCCACGGTTGGAAAGGCCCTTCTCAAGTCTAGAGCATTGTTCACTGATGAATATTGGTTTTGGATTTCTATTGTAGCCCTTATTGGGTTCTCTCTTCTCTTCAATCTTTGCTTTATTGCTGCACTGACTTATTTGAATC CTTTTGGAAATTCGCAAGCTTTAATGTTGGATGAGGATGTAAAGAAAAAACATAAAGAGAATCCATACTCTGACAGAAGTCAGAGATCGACGGCGACAGGGACTAGTTCAACATCAACCTATCCTGTGTTTGAAG GTATTGACATGGAAGTGAGAAATGGTACTACAAGCAGCAAATCAAGTATTAGAGTTGCAAACCATGCAGAGAAGAGAGGAATGGTTTTGCCCTTCCAgcctctttctctttcatttaatCATGTGAATTACTACGTGGACATGCCTACT GAAATGAAGAGTGAAGGAATTGAAGAAACCCGTCTCCAGCTTCTACGCAACGTTAGTGGTGCTTTCAGACCAGGAGTCCTTACTGCATTAGTTGGCGTTAGTGGTGCTGGGAAGACCACTTTGATGGATGTTCTGGCAGGAAGGAAGACTGGAGGATACATAGAAGGAACTATCAGCATATCTGGTTACCCAAAAAACCAAGCAACATTTGCTCGGGTTAGTGGTTACTGTGAACAGAATGATATCCATTCGCCAAATGTTACTGTCTATGAGTCCCTCGTATACTCTGCCTGGATGCGTCTTGCTCCTGACGTTAAACCAGAAACACGGAGG ATGTTCGTGGAGGAAGTGATGGAGCTGGTTGAACTTAATACTCTGAGGGATGCTCTTGTGGGCCTCCCTGGAGTAAATGGTCTCTCAACCGAACAGCGAAAGCGGCTTACAATAGCCGTGGAGCTGGTTGcaaatccatccatcattttCATGGACGAGCCAACATCAGGGCTTGATGCTAGAGCTGCAGCGATTGTCATGCGGACAGTAAGAAACACTGTGGATACTGGACGGACTGTTGTTTGCACAATTCACCAACCGAGCATTGAcatttttgaagcttttgatgaG CTTCTCCTGATGAAGAGAGGAGGACAAGTAATTTACGGAGGGCCTCTTGGTCGACATTCTCAGAAGCTTATAGAGTACTTTGAA GCAGTCCCAGGGGTTCCCAAGATCAGAGATGATTACAATCCTGCTACGTGGATGCTGGAGGTCAGCTCTACTTCGGTTGAATCACACCTTGATCTGGATTTCGCAGATGTTTATGCCAATTCTTCCCTTTATAA GAGGAATCAAGAGCTCATCAAGGAGCTGAGCAAACCAGAACCTGGCTCCACGGATCTTTACTTCCCTACCAAATACTCTCAAAGCTTTGCTACTCAATGTATGGCCTGCTTCTGGAAGCAACACTGGTCCTACTGGAGAAACCCACAGTACAATGCAATCCGATTCTTCATGACACTCGTCATTGGTATCCTATTTGGTACCATCTTCTGGGACAATGGAAAAAAGAC GTGA
- the LOC131234776 gene encoding pleiotropic drug resistance protein 2 isoform X1, translating into MAAAAMAADDLARSSSSRRSWASSSFRGASASFREVWANPADVFRRSTSEVGVDDEEDLRWAALEKLPTYDRLRRGILRQVGEDGKMFEEEVDVTNLGLQEKKLLMDSILKIVEEDNDRFLHRLRDRVDRVGIEIPKIEVRFEHLSVEADSYVGSRALPTLLNATMNTIEGILGLVRLSPSKKRINKILRDVTGMLKPSRMTLLLGPPGSGKTTLLLALAGKLDKQLQVTGKITYCGHELSEFVPQRTCAYISQHDLHNGEMTVRETLDFSGRCLGVGTRYEMLSELSRREKEAGIKPDPEIDAFMKATAMEGQKTSLVTDYVLKLLGLDICADVKVGNDMRRGISGGQKKRVTTGEMLVGPAKALFMDEISTGLDSSTTFQIVKFMRQMVHVMDGTMVISLLQPAPETFDLFDDIILLSEGQIIYQGPRENIVEFFEVMGFKCPDRKGVADFLQEVTSKKDQEQYWFDKSQPYRYVSVPEFVEGFNSFHVGQELMEELRIPYDKARAHPAALATEKYGISNWELFKACFAREWLLMKRNSFVYIFKTTQITIMSTITMTVFLRTEMSHNTIADGGKFFGALFFSLVNVMFNGMAELPMTVYRLPVFYKQRDFLFYPPWAFGLPIWVLRIPLSLMESGIWVTLTYYVIGFAPPAMRFFRQFLVFFCTHQMALSLFRFIAAAGRTVVVANTFGTFALLVIFVFGGFVVSKDDIQPWWMWGYWSSPMMYGQNAVAINEFLDDRWNIPNNDPRIDAPTVGKALLKSRALFTDEYWFWISIVALIGFSLLFNLCFIAALTYLNPFGNSQALMLDEDVKKKHKENPYSDRSQRSTATGTSSTSTYPVFEGIDMEVRNGTTSSKSSIRVANHAEKRGMVLPFQPLSLSFNHVNYYVDMPTEMKSEGIEETRLQLLRNVSGAFRPGVLTALVGVSGAGKTTLMDVLAGRKTGGYIEGTISISGYPKNQATFARVSGYCEQNDIHSPNVTVYESLVYSAWMRLAPDVKPETRRMFVEEVMELVELNTLRDALVGLPGVNGLSTEQRKRLTIAVELVANPSIIFMDEPTSGLDARAAAIVMRTVRNTVDTGRTVVCTIHQPSIDIFEAFDELLLMKRGGQVIYGGPLGRHSQKLIEYFEAVPGVPKIRDDYNPATWMLEVSSTSVESHLDLDFADVYANSSLYKRNQELIKELSKPEPGSTDLYFPTKYSQSFATQCMACFWKQHWSYWRNPQYNAIRFFMTLVIGILFGTIFWDNGKKTKKQQDLLNLLGAIYSAVFFLGATNASTVQSVVAIERTVFYRERAAGMYSALPYAFAQVSIELIYIAVQTLVYSLLLFSLINFPWQANKFFWFYYFMFMCFSYFTLYGMMVVALTPGHQIAAIVMSFFFSFWNLFSGFLISRPLIPIWWRWYYWCSPVAWTIYGLVVSQVGDKDEPLEIPGQPDMPVNVFLKNFFGYEHNFLGVVAGVHVGFVLLFVFVFAYGIKFLNFQKR; encoded by the exons CCTCAAGATCGTTGAGGAGGACAACGATCGATTCCTGCATCGACTCAGGGACCGAGTCGACAG GGTTGGAATTGAAATACCTAAGATCGAAGTTCGATTTGAGCATTTATCAGTAGAGGCAGATTCTTACGTCGGGAGTAGGGCACTTCCTACTTTACTCAATGCTACAATGAACACTATAGAG ggaattcttggactggttcgGCTTTCTCCATCAAAGAAAAGGATTAACAAGATACTTCGTGACGTGACTggaatgttgaaaccttccag gATGACACTGCTTCTTGGACCTCCAGGCTCAGGGAAAACAACCCTGCTGCTTGCTCTTGCAGGGAAACTTGACAAACAGctacag GTAACTGGGAAAATCACTTACTGCGGTCATGAATTGTCAGAATTCGTTCCTCAGAGAACCTGTGCTTACATTAGCCAGCATGATCTTCACAATGGCGAGATGACAGTTAGGGAGACTCTGGATTTCTCTGGACGGTGTTTGGGGGTTGGAACCCGATATGAAATGCTGTCCGAATTGTCCAGACGAGAGAAGGAGGCTGGAATTAAACCAGATCCTGAGATTGACGCATTCATGAAGGCCACAGCGATGGAAGGCCAGAAAACTAGTCTGGTTACAGATTATGTTCTCAAG CTACTTGGTTTGGATATCTGTGCTGATGTAAAAGTTGGAAATGATATGAGAAGAGGAATCTCTGGTGGACAAAAGAAGCGTGTGACTACTG GAGAGATGTTAGTTGGACCAGCGAAAGCTCTCTTCATGGATGAGATATCAACTGGACTGGACAGTTCCACCACCTTCCAGATTGTCAAGTTCATGAGACAGATGGTTCATGTTATGGATGGAACCATGGTCATCTCTCTTCTGCAGCCTGCACCTGAGACATTCGATCTTTTTGATGATATTATCCTTTTGTCGGAGGGTCAGATCATCTACCAAGGTCCTCGAGAGAACATCGTAGAGTTCTTCGAGGTCATGGGTTTCAAGTGTCCAGATAGGAAAGGAGTTGCAGACTTTCTGCAAGAAGTGACTTCAAAAAAGGATCAGGAACAGTACTGGTTTGATAAGAGCCAGCCTTATCGTTATGTCTCTGTCCCTGAGTTTGTGGAAGGTTTCAACTCTTTCCATGTTGGCCAAGAGCTAATGGAAGAACTTAGAATTCCTTATGATAAAGCTAGAGCTCACCCTGCAGCATTAGCGACAGAAAAGTATGGCATCTCTAACTGGGAGCTCTTCAAGGCTTGTTTTGCAAGGGAGTGGCTGCTAATGAAGCGCAATTCTTTTGTGTACATATTCAAGACCACCCAGATAACAATCATGTCGACGATCACCATGACTGTCTTCTTGAGGACGGAAATGAGTCATAACACAATTGCTGATGGAGGGAAATTCTTCGGGGCTTTGTTTTTCAGTCTAGTTAATGTGATGTTTAATGGAATGGCAGAGCTTCCGATGACTGTTTACAGGCTTCCTGTGTTCTATAAGCAGAGGGATTTCTTGTTCTATCCTCCATGGGCTTTTGGGTTGCCAATTTGGGTGCTGAGAATCCCACTTTCACTAATGGAATCAGGAATATGGGTCACTCTTACCTATTACGTAATTGGTTTTGCTCCTCCTGCTATGAG GTTCTTCCGACAGTTCTTGGTGTTCTTTTGTACACATCAAATGGCTCTCTCGCTGTTCCGTTTCATTGCCGCAGCTGGAAGAACAGTGGTCGTAGCCAACACATTTGGAACTTTTGCTCTGTTGGTGATTTTTGTGTTTGGAGGATTTGTCGTCTCTAAAG ACGACATTCAACCATGGTGGATGTGGGGATACTGGAGTTCTCCTATGATGTATGGACAGAATGCTGTAGCCATCAATGAATTTCTTGATGACAGATGGAATATT CCCAACAATGACCCTAGAATCGATGCACCCACGGTTGGAAAGGCCCTTCTCAAGTCTAGAGCATTGTTCACTGATGAATATTGGTTTTGGATTTCTATTGTAGCCCTTATTGGGTTCTCTCTTCTCTTCAATCTTTGCTTTATTGCTGCACTGACTTATTTGAATC CTTTTGGAAATTCGCAAGCTTTAATGTTGGATGAGGATGTAAAGAAAAAACATAAAGAGAATCCATACTCTGACAGAAGTCAGAGATCGACGGCGACAGGGACTAGTTCAACATCAACCTATCCTGTGTTTGAAG GTATTGACATGGAAGTGAGAAATGGTACTACAAGCAGCAAATCAAGTATTAGAGTTGCAAACCATGCAGAGAAGAGAGGAATGGTTTTGCCCTTCCAgcctctttctctttcatttaatCATGTGAATTACTACGTGGACATGCCTACT GAAATGAAGAGTGAAGGAATTGAAGAAACCCGTCTCCAGCTTCTACGCAACGTTAGTGGTGCTTTCAGACCAGGAGTCCTTACTGCATTAGTTGGCGTTAGTGGTGCTGGGAAGACCACTTTGATGGATGTTCTGGCAGGAAGGAAGACTGGAGGATACATAGAAGGAACTATCAGCATATCTGGTTACCCAAAAAACCAAGCAACATTTGCTCGGGTTAGTGGTTACTGTGAACAGAATGATATCCATTCGCCAAATGTTACTGTCTATGAGTCCCTCGTATACTCTGCCTGGATGCGTCTTGCTCCTGACGTTAAACCAGAAACACGGAGG ATGTTCGTGGAGGAAGTGATGGAGCTGGTTGAACTTAATACTCTGAGGGATGCTCTTGTGGGCCTCCCTGGAGTAAATGGTCTCTCAACCGAACAGCGAAAGCGGCTTACAATAGCCGTGGAGCTGGTTGcaaatccatccatcattttCATGGACGAGCCAACATCAGGGCTTGATGCTAGAGCTGCAGCGATTGTCATGCGGACAGTAAGAAACACTGTGGATACTGGACGGACTGTTGTTTGCACAATTCACCAACCGAGCATTGAcatttttgaagcttttgatgaG CTTCTCCTGATGAAGAGAGGAGGACAAGTAATTTACGGAGGGCCTCTTGGTCGACATTCTCAGAAGCTTATAGAGTACTTTGAA GCAGTCCCAGGGGTTCCCAAGATCAGAGATGATTACAATCCTGCTACGTGGATGCTGGAGGTCAGCTCTACTTCGGTTGAATCACACCTTGATCTGGATTTCGCAGATGTTTATGCCAATTCTTCCCTTTATAA GAGGAATCAAGAGCTCATCAAGGAGCTGAGCAAACCAGAACCTGGCTCCACGGATCTTTACTTCCCTACCAAATACTCTCAAAGCTTTGCTACTCAATGTATGGCCTGCTTCTGGAAGCAACACTGGTCCTACTGGAGAAACCCACAGTACAATGCAATCCGATTCTTCATGACACTCGTCATTGGTATCCTATTTGGTACCATCTTCTGGGACAATGGAAAAAAGAC AAAGAAGCAACAAGATCTGCTGAATCTGCTTGGAGCCATATACTCGGCTGTCTTCTTCCTCGGAGCCACCAATGCTTCAACAGTGCAGTCTGTTGTGGCAATAGAGAGAACAGTCTTCTACCGTGAAAGAGCAGCGGGAATGTACTCAGCATTGCCTTATGCATTTGCTCAA GTGAGCATTGAGCTAATTTATATAGCAGTGCAGACGCTCGTCTactctctcctccttttctctTTGATCAATTTCCCTTGGCAAGCCAACAAGTTCTTCTGGTTCTACTACTTCATGTTCATGTGCTTTTCCTACTTCACCCTGTATGGGATGATGGTGGTAGCTCTGACTCCCGGCCACCAGATTGCCGCCATTGTCATGTCCTTTTTCTTCAGCTTCTGGAATTTGTTCTCTGGCTTCCTCATCTCTAGGCCG CTGATTCCAATATGGTGGAGGTGGTATTACTGGTGTTCTCCGGTGGCCTGGACAATCTACGGCCTGGTGGTGTCTCAAGTAGGCGACAAGGATGAGCCGCTTGAAATACCGGGACAGCCAGATATGCCCGTGAACGTGTTCCTCAAGAACTTctttgggtatgagcacaactTCCTTGGGGTGGTCGCAGGTGTCCACGTTGGCTTCGTCCTCCTCTTCGTCTTTGTCTTCGCCTATGGCATCAAGTTCCTCAACTTCCAGAAGAGATAA